The following is a genomic window from Janibacter sp. DB-40.
CTTGGGGGTGTTGACCTTCAGCTCGAGCCCCTGGCGACCGATGGACTGGCTGCGCGAGGCGGACAGCTTCGCGTCCTCGCCACCGCGGATGCCCAGCTCCTTCAGCGCCTCGCCGACGGTGGTGGCGGTCGTCCAGTAGGTGCGCTCCTGGCCGTCGACGGTCAGGGTCAGCTTGCGGCCGTACCGGACGACGATCGTCTGGTCGTTCTCGACGGGGGTGTCCACCGAGGGCGTGACGACGTCGTGCTTCTTGATGTCGATGCCCTGCTTGTCGAGGACGTCACCCACGGTGCCGCCGAAGGCGTGCACGGTCGACTTCTCGCCGTCGACGGACAGTGCGACGGACTTGTCCATGGCGACGACGCCGGAGACGCCGAGCGCGAGGGTCCCGACGACGCCGGCCTGGGTGATGCGGCGGATGGCGAGTGAACTCACTGTGCTCCGATTGATAGCTCTTCCCGGGCTCCGGCGTGCTCGCACAGGATCCCCCCAGTGAGTGGCGGGTCCGGTGTCGGCGAGTACTTCAGGGGAACCGGTCCCGGCCAACGGCGCACCACAATGCCTGACAGGAAACGCTCAGGTCAATTTTTGGTAACGGACGCGACGCACGTCACCACGGTCCGTACACTCGCGCGGCGTTGTCGGAGACCGCCCGGCACATCGTCGGGACGTCCACTCCGCGGGCCTGCGCCATGCCACGGACGGTGTGCGGCAACAGGTACGGCGCGTTCGCGTTGCCCCGCTCGGGGGCCGGCGTGAGGTAGGGCGCATCGGTCTCGGCCAGCACCTGGTCCAGCGGTGCGATCGCGAGCGCCTCACGCAGGTCACGCGCACTCTTGAAGGTCACGGTGCCGGCGAAGGAGAGCAGGTAGCCGCGGTCGATGCACTCCCGCGCCATCGCGACGTCACCGCTGAAGCAGTGCAGCACGGTCACCTCGGGAGCACCCTCCTCGGCCAGGACGCGCAGCACGTCCTCGTGACTGTCCCTGTCGTGGATCTGCAGCGGCTTGCCGGTGCGCTTGGCCAGGTCGATGTGCCAGCGGAAGGACTCCTCCTGCACCGCGTGGCCCTCCGGCCCGGTGCGGAAGTGGTCGAGGCCGCTCTCCCCGATCGCGCGGATGCGCGGGTGCGCGGACAGCCGCTCGATCTCGTCCCACGCGGCCTGGAGCCGGCCGGCCTCGGCGAGCGCCGGGATCTCGTTGGGGTGCAACGCGATCGCGCCGAGCATGCCCGGGTGGCGGTCGACCTGGTCGACGGTGAAACGCGCGCCCTCGAGGTCGCAGCCGACCTGGACGACCCGGTCGACGCCGACCGACGCGGCCTCGGCCAGGGCCGCCGCCACGTCCTCGGTGGTGCGCTCGTCGGGAGCGTCGGGGGCGA
Proteins encoded in this region:
- a CDS encoding TatD family hydrolase is translated as MGGRGVVPARPDPLPVAVVDNHTHLDIRRRDVPDAIAPDAPDERTTEDVAAALAEAASVGVDRVVQVGCDLEGARFTVDQVDRHPGMLGAIALHPNEIPALAEAGRLQAAWDEIERLSAHPRIRAIGESGLDHFRTGPEGHAVQEESFRWHIDLAKRTGKPLQIHDRDSHEDVLRVLAEEGAPEVTVLHCFSGDVAMARECIDRGYLLSFAGTVTFKSARDLREALAIAPLDQVLAETDAPYLTPAPERGNANAPYLLPHTVRGMAQARGVDVPTMCRAVSDNAARVYGPW